In Frigoribacterium sp. Leaf415, the genomic window GCGGACGTCCGCGAGCTCGCCGACGACATGTTCTCGAACTCGGTCATCGAGGACGTCGTCTCGATCACCGTCGCCGACGCTCCCGCCGCCCTCTGATGCGCGTCGGCGTCGTCACCTTCCCCGGCTCCCTCGACGACCGTGACGCGCAGCGCGCGGTCCGACTCGCGGGCGGCGAGCCCGTCGCCCTCTGGCACGGCGACCACGACCTGAAGGGCGTCGAGGCGATCATCCTGCCCGGCGGCTTCAGCTACGGCGACTACCTGCGTGCCGGCGCGATCGCCTCCTTCTCGCCGATCATGGCCGACGTGGTCGACGCCGCGAACGCGGGAATGCCCGTCCTCGGCATCTGCAACGGCTTCCAGATGCTCGCCGAGGCCCGCCTGATCCCGGGGGCGCACACCCGCAACGCGCACCAGCAGTTCATCCGCCGCGACCAGCGTCTCGTCGTCGAGAACGCCCGCACCGACTGGACGAACGGCTTCACCGAGGGTCAAGAGATCACCATCCCCCTCAAGAACGCGGACGGGCGCTTCATCGCCGACGCCGAGACCATCAAGCG contains:
- the purQ gene encoding phosphoribosylformylglycinamidine synthase subunit PurQ, whose product is MRVGVVTFPGSLDDRDAQRAVRLAGGEPVALWHGDHDLKGVEAIILPGGFSYGDYLRAGAIASFSPIMADVVDAANAGMPVLGICNGFQMLAEARLIPGAHTRNAHQQFIRRDQRLVVENARTDWTNGFTEGQEITIPLKNADGRFIADAETIKRIEGEGQVAFRYVGVNPNGSMDDIAGVTNARGNVVGLMPHPEHAVEEGFGPDTPAAMSSGVDGLTFFTSVLERALAK